In a single window of the Halobaculum lipolyticum genome:
- a CDS encoding enolase C-terminal domain-like protein, whose product MSAFDPAVADVRLRIRERSLPLRAPLGTATGEIRERPVFLVALAGTFAGGESCRGVGEAAPLPPWTEPVGDCRLALEGAADAVADGAAVDLGGLPPAARHALSLASVDARARRDGVPLSRALAAAGDPPAASVPANATVGDGSVAETVAAADTAVAEGFDCLKCKVGARSVAEDTERLRAVRESVGDDVVIRADANGAWDREAAARAVEAFAAPDVDLAYLEQPVARDDHESLRALRGRGVPVAVDETVNAPDGTDGWPDPIGEYADVAVLKPMAQGGPEATVAAARDLHDRGVDTVVTTTIDAAVARTAAVHVAAAVPGGGERAHGLATGDLLAADVVDGDDDPVPVADGRVAVPTGPGLAGDLFDGVV is encoded by the coding sequence ATGTCCGCGTTCGACCCCGCCGTCGCCGACGTCCGCCTCCGGATCCGGGAGCGGTCGCTGCCGCTCCGCGCGCCCCTCGGCACGGCTACCGGCGAGATCCGCGAGCGCCCGGTGTTCCTCGTCGCCCTCGCGGGCACGTTCGCCGGCGGAGAGTCGTGTCGCGGCGTCGGCGAGGCGGCGCCGCTGCCCCCGTGGACCGAACCCGTCGGCGACTGCCGCCTCGCGCTCGAGGGCGCCGCCGACGCGGTCGCCGACGGCGCCGCCGTCGACCTCGGCGGACTCCCGCCGGCGGCCCGCCACGCGCTGTCGCTGGCGAGCGTCGACGCGCGGGCGCGCCGCGACGGCGTCCCGCTGTCGCGTGCGCTCGCCGCCGCCGGCGACCCGCCGGCCGCGTCGGTCCCGGCCAACGCCACCGTCGGCGACGGATCGGTCGCGGAGACGGTCGCGGCCGCCGACACTGCCGTCGCCGAGGGGTTCGACTGTCTGAAGTGCAAGGTGGGCGCCCGGAGCGTGGCCGAGGACACCGAGCGGCTGCGCGCGGTCCGCGAGAGCGTCGGCGACGACGTGGTGATCCGAGCCGACGCGAACGGCGCGTGGGATCGCGAGGCGGCCGCGCGCGCCGTCGAGGCGTTCGCCGCCCCCGACGTCGACCTCGCGTACCTCGAACAGCCCGTCGCGCGCGACGACCACGAGTCGCTGCGCGCGCTCCGCGGGCGCGGCGTCCCGGTCGCGGTCGACGAGACCGTGAACGCGCCGGACGGCACCGACGGCTGGCCCGACCCGATCGGCGAGTACGCCGACGTAGCGGTGCTGAAGCCGATGGCACAGGGCGGCCCGGAGGCGACCGTCGCGGCGGCGCGCGACCTCCACGACCGCGGCGTCGACACGGTCGTCACGACGACCATCGACGCGGCGGTCGCACGCACCGCCGCGGTCCACGTCGCCGCGGCGGTGCCGGGCGGCGGGGAGCGCGCCCACGGACTGGCGACCGGCGACCTGCTCGCCGCGGACGTCGTCGACGGCGACGACGACCCGGTCCCGGTCGCGGACGGACGGGTCGCGGTGCCGACGGGGCCGGGACTCGCGGGCGACCTGTTCGACGGCGTGGTGTAG
- a CDS encoding 2Fe-2S iron-sulfur cluster-binding protein — MTEYTVEFVGTGEEITVSDKQTILNACIEEGIAQEYSCRVGMCLACTAEIVEGEVAQDAAVARALTEEEAETYALTCMARAQSDLKLDRGKYPPSIEDDAAAVDGAVADDD, encoded by the coding sequence ATGACCGAGTACACGGTGGAGTTCGTCGGCACCGGCGAGGAGATCACGGTGTCCGACAAGCAGACCATCCTGAACGCCTGCATCGAGGAGGGGATCGCCCAGGAGTACTCCTGTCGCGTCGGGATGTGTCTCGCCTGTACCGCCGAGATCGTCGAGGGCGAGGTCGCCCAGGACGCCGCCGTCGCCCGCGCGCTGACCGAGGAAGAGGCCGAGACGTACGCGCTGACGTGTATGGCTCGGGCGCAGTCGGACCTGAAGCTGGACCGCGGGAAGTACCCCCCGAGCATCGAGGACGACGCCGCCGCCGTCGACGGCGCCGTCGCCGACGACGACTGA
- a CDS encoding long-chain-fatty-acid--CoA ligase, with amino-acid sequence MTNLVTHVGSTVEEHPGETAVSFKGTDIAYRELWGQTGAFASGLADAGVEAGGRVGIYLPNLPQFVVGFHGTLRAGGVVVPMNPQYKAREIEHMLSDSGAEVVVTLPDLAGHVAEVRDETDVHTVVTVGEAVEGTVSFEEFCGAPEFDTVDRADDDIACQPYTSGTTGTPKGVLLTHDNLASNAEMSASLVPGGISTDDRQLGVLPLFHIYGMTVVMNATLFDGGAYYPLPAWDAQEAFDLIESAELTLMHGVPAMYNDVINQPDAAERDLSSLRLCGVGGSGIPVEVLRRFEELFDAKIYEGYGLTETSPVTHFNTPGERRVGSIGKTLPGVSAMVVDHDFEQVAPVDEGPVNEEDVDLDDITGEVVVSGPNVMQGYHNRPDANEEVFTEWDGKRWFHTGDIGYHDADGYFYIVDREKHMINTAGYNVYPREVEELLFEHEAVADAAVVGIPDDRRGETVKAFVVPKPGTDVTPEAIKQFCLDNLAEYKHPREVEFVEELPRTTTGKVQKFELRGE; translated from the coding sequence ATGACAAACCTCGTCACGCACGTCGGTTCGACCGTCGAGGAGCACCCCGGCGAGACGGCCGTCTCGTTCAAGGGGACCGACATCGCCTACCGGGAGCTGTGGGGGCAGACCGGCGCGTTCGCGTCCGGACTGGCCGACGCCGGCGTCGAGGCCGGCGGCCGCGTCGGCATCTACCTGCCGAACCTCCCGCAGTTCGTGGTCGGGTTCCACGGCACGCTGCGCGCGGGCGGGGTCGTCGTCCCGATGAACCCGCAGTACAAGGCCCGAGAGATCGAACACATGCTCTCGGACTCCGGCGCGGAGGTCGTCGTCACGCTCCCCGACCTCGCGGGCCACGTCGCGGAGGTACGCGACGAGACGGACGTCCACACGGTCGTCACGGTCGGCGAGGCCGTCGAGGGCACCGTCTCGTTCGAGGAGTTCTGCGGCGCCCCCGAGTTCGACACCGTCGACCGCGCGGACGACGACATCGCGTGTCAGCCGTACACCTCCGGGACGACCGGGACGCCGAAAGGGGTGCTGCTCACCCACGACAACCTCGCGTCGAACGCCGAGATGTCCGCCTCGCTGGTGCCGGGCGGCATCTCGACGGACGACCGCCAACTCGGCGTACTCCCGCTGTTCCACATCTACGGCATGACCGTCGTGATGAACGCGACGCTGTTCGACGGCGGCGCGTACTACCCGCTGCCGGCGTGGGACGCACAGGAGGCGTTCGACCTGATCGAGTCGGCGGAGCTGACGCTGATGCACGGCGTCCCCGCGATGTACAACGACGTCATCAACCAGCCCGACGCCGCCGAGCGCGACCTCTCCAGCCTCCGGCTGTGCGGCGTCGGCGGGTCGGGCATCCCCGTCGAGGTGCTCCGGCGCTTCGAGGAGCTGTTCGACGCGAAGATCTACGAGGGGTACGGTCTCACCGAGACCAGCCCGGTCACCCACTTCAACACGCCCGGCGAGCGCCGCGTCGGCTCCATCGGCAAGACGCTGCCCGGCGTCTCCGCGATGGTCGTCGACCACGACTTCGAGCAGGTGGCGCCCGTCGACGAGGGACCGGTGAACGAGGAGGACGTCGACCTCGACGACATCACCGGCGAGGTCGTCGTCAGCGGCCCGAACGTGATGCAGGGGTACCACAACCGCCCCGACGCCAACGAGGAGGTGTTCACCGAGTGGGACGGGAAGCGCTGGTTCCACACCGGCGACATCGGCTACCACGACGCGGACGGCTACTTCTACATCGTCGACCGCGAGAAGCACATGATCAACACCGCCGGGTACAACGTGTACCCGCGGGAGGTCGAGGAGTTGTTGTTCGAGCACGAGGCCGTCGCCGACGCCGCCGTCGTCGGCATCCCGGACGACCGCCGCGGCGAGACGGTGAAGGCGTTCGTCGTCCCCAAGCCGGGCACGGACGTGACGCCCGAGGCGATCAAGCAGTTCTGCCTCGACAACCTCGCGGAGTACAAACACCCCCGCGAGGTGGAGTTCGTCGAGGAACTGCCGCGGACGACGACCGGGAAGGTCCAGAAGTTCGAACTGCGCGGCGAGTGA
- a CDS encoding aminoglycoside N(3)-acetyltransferase, producing MSDRPTSGADGDGDTGGGSGTDGSGTGEDAVVDRTDDPLTTERIRDDLRALGVVPGETALVHSSLSAMGWVAGGAPAAVDGLLGAVTATGTLAVPTHSTQLSDPATWENPPVPDDWVESIRAEAAPYRPDVTPTRGMGAIPECLRDYPGAVRSAHPTTSFAAWGADAEAVTADHALDSPMGEASPLARLYDRDALIVRIGVDANTALHLAEYRAAFDGSPERNGGPVLVDGERRWVAFEEPEHRDDFREIETGFEEEHPAGVWRGTVGDAETTVCRLRPLVDFAVEWMETHR from the coding sequence ATGAGCGACCGGCCGACGAGCGGCGCGGACGGCGACGGCGACACGGGCGGCGGGAGCGGGACCGACGGGAGCGGGACCGGCGAGGACGCCGTCGTCGACCGGACCGACGACCCGCTGACGACCGAGCGGATCCGCGACGACCTCCGCGCGCTCGGCGTCGTCCCGGGCGAGACGGCGCTCGTCCACTCGTCGCTGTCGGCGATGGGGTGGGTCGCGGGCGGCGCCCCCGCCGCCGTCGACGGGCTGCTCGGGGCGGTCACCGCGACGGGCACGCTCGCGGTGCCGACGCACTCGACACAGCTGTCGGACCCGGCGACGTGGGAGAACCCGCCGGTCCCCGACGACTGGGTGGAGTCGATCCGGGCCGAAGCCGCCCCGTACCGCCCCGACGTGACGCCGACGCGCGGGATGGGCGCGATCCCGGAGTGCCTGCGCGACTACCCCGGCGCGGTGCGCAGCGCCCACCCGACCACGTCGTTCGCGGCGTGGGGCGCCGACGCGGAGGCGGTGACCGCCGACCACGCCCTCGACTCGCCGATGGGGGAGGCGTCGCCGCTGGCGCGGCTGTACGACCGCGACGCGCTGATCGTCCGGATCGGCGTCGACGCGAACACCGCGCTCCACCTCGCCGAGTACCGCGCGGCGTTCGACGGCTCGCCGGAGCGGAACGGCGGGCCGGTGCTCGTCGACGGCGAGCGGCGCTGGGTCGCGTTCGAGGAACCCGAACACCGCGACGACTTCCGGGAGATCGAGACCGGGTTCGAGGAGGAGCACCCAGCCGGCGTGTGGCGCGGCACGGTCGGCGACGCCGAGACGACCGTCTGTCGGCTGCGGCCGCTCGTCGATTTCGCTGTCGAGTGGATGGAAACGCACCGCTGA
- a CDS encoding enoyl-CoA hydratase/isomerase family protein yields the protein MADATEFSDGIVRLERDDDGVATIRLNDPDRRNALSVAMTDGIEAALDEIEGGDTRCVVVEGAGPAFCAGGDIDSMLERQDSEAPVDHAVRHVIQDIGRCVKRLYECEFPTVARVDGAAFGAGANLAIACDVTALHEDAQIGFGFREVGLAVDSGTSYLLPKLVGENVAKELVYTGELLSAERAAELGVVNHAVPDDEFEAKFSMLVDRIASGPTVALRTSKRLIRSEFATLGEAIEHEAGAQAAVLESADHAEGVDAFTDKRQPEFEGR from the coding sequence ATGGCCGACGCCACCGAGTTCTCCGACGGCATCGTGCGGCTCGAACGCGACGACGACGGCGTCGCGACGATCCGCTTGAACGACCCGGACAGGCGCAACGCGCTGTCGGTCGCGATGACCGACGGAATCGAGGCGGCCCTCGACGAGATCGAGGGCGGCGACACCCGCTGTGTCGTCGTCGAGGGTGCGGGACCGGCGTTTTGCGCGGGCGGGGACATCGACTCGATGCTGGAGCGACAGGACTCCGAGGCGCCGGTCGACCACGCCGTCCGCCACGTGATCCAGGACATCGGCCGCTGCGTGAAGCGGCTGTACGAGTGTGAGTTCCCCACGGTCGCGCGGGTCGACGGCGCGGCGTTCGGCGCGGGCGCGAACCTCGCCATCGCCTGCGACGTGACCGCGCTCCACGAGGACGCCCAGATCGGCTTCGGCTTCCGCGAGGTCGGTCTCGCGGTCGACTCGGGCACCTCCTACCTCCTCCCGAAGCTCGTCGGCGAGAACGTCGCTAAGGAGTTGGTGTACACCGGGGAACTGCTGAGCGCCGAGCGCGCCGCGGAGTTGGGCGTCGTCAACCACGCGGTGCCGGACGACGAGTTCGAGGCGAAGTTCTCGATGCTGGTCGACCGCATCGCGTCGGGACCGACCGTCGCCCTCCGGACCTCCAAGCGGCTCATCCGCTCGGAGTTCGCGACGCTCGGGGAGGCGATCGAACACGAGGCGGGTGCACAGGCGGCCGTCTTGGAGTCCGCCGACCACGCCGAGGGCGTCGACGCGTTCACGGACAAGCGGCAGCCGGAGTTCGAGGGCCGGTAG
- a CDS encoding ATP-binding protein yields MNRSRAVRLAPALLAASIVALVVLHVLLDRDSLVVETAEASILLVFALALVFVTWRVVREEFSPGRVWRVVATGLVTGVVVGSLSALYLGARRVTNEPITEAWFIVSIGWSLGTSAGSLVGYYVERVRHERAAQVRVAGRLTVLQRVLRHNIRNEVTIMRGIAQSARASTEDPEVSAELDRLCTHVDRVYGLSEKAQTLANLWNDTTAVETDLAAAAREEVARFREEHPEASLSLECPDRADAVAHRDVAAAIRETLDNAAVHNDTAGLSVDVMVALDDDRVVVEVVDDGSSVPEEELAAIRATRELPLQHVTGLGLWVIYWIVELSEGSLEMENRDPEGVRVRMSFPAGERAAAQ; encoded by the coding sequence GTGAACCGATCCCGGGCGGTCCGCCTGGCGCCCGCGCTGTTGGCGGCGTCGATCGTCGCGCTGGTGGTGCTGCACGTTCTCCTCGACCGGGACTCCCTCGTCGTCGAGACCGCCGAGGCGTCGATCCTGTTGGTGTTCGCGTTGGCGTTGGTGTTCGTCACGTGGCGCGTCGTCCGCGAGGAGTTCTCCCCCGGCCGGGTGTGGCGGGTGGTGGCGACGGGGCTGGTCACCGGGGTCGTCGTCGGCTCGCTGTCGGCGCTGTACCTCGGCGCCCGCCGGGTGACGAACGAGCCGATCACGGAGGCGTGGTTCATCGTCTCGATCGGCTGGAGCCTCGGCACCAGCGCCGGCTCGCTCGTCGGCTACTACGTCGAGCGCGTCCGCCACGAGCGGGCCGCACAGGTCCGCGTCGCCGGGCGTCTCACCGTCCTCCAGCGGGTGCTCCGGCACAACATCCGCAACGAGGTGACGATCATGCGCGGCATCGCACAGAGCGCGCGCGCCTCGACGGAGGACCCGGAGGTGTCGGCCGAACTCGACCGCCTGTGTACCCACGTCGATCGGGTGTACGGGCTCTCCGAGAAGGCGCAGACGCTGGCGAACCTGTGGAACGACACGACGGCCGTCGAGACCGACCTCGCGGCGGCCGCGCGCGAGGAGGTCGCGCGGTTCCGCGAGGAGCATCCCGAGGCGTCGCTGTCGCTCGAGTGTCCCGACCGCGCCGACGCCGTCGCCCACCGCGACGTCGCGGCCGCGATCCGGGAGACGCTGGACAACGCCGCCGTCCACAACGACACCGCCGGTCTCTCCGTCGACGTGATGGTGGCGCTCGACGACGACCGGGTCGTCGTGGAAGTCGTCGACGACGGGTCGAGCGTCCCCGAGGAGGAGTTGGCCGCCATCCGGGCGACGCGGGAACTCCCCCTCCAGCACGTCACGGGGCTGGGGCTGTGGGTGATCTACTGGATCGTGGAACTCTCCGAGGGGAGCCTCGAGATGGAGAACCGCGACCCCGAGGGCGTTCGCGTCCGCATGTCGTTCCCGGCGGGCGAGCGGGCCGCCGCCCAGTAG
- a CDS encoding halocyanin domain-containing protein: MSDPLRSDATTDATGLTRRRLLAAVGAAGAAALAGCSGAAESESGPYDGYLANASGFDGEVADRTGSDEVTIAVGAGDGFAYDPAAVRVSPGTTVVWEWTGMGSRHNVAAEDGSFGSQYYASEGQTYSREFADPGVTKYYCDPHRNLGMVGVVEVVEG, translated from the coding sequence ATGAGCGACCCCCTCCGATCCGACGCGACCACAGACGCGACGGGGCTCACCCGCAGACGCCTGCTCGCGGCCGTCGGCGCCGCCGGCGCCGCGGCGCTGGCCGGCTGTTCCGGCGCCGCCGAGTCCGAGTCGGGACCGTACGACGGCTACCTCGCGAACGCCTCCGGGTTCGACGGCGAGGTCGCCGACCGGACCGGCAGCGACGAGGTGACGATCGCCGTCGGCGCCGGCGACGGCTTCGCCTACGACCCCGCCGCGGTGCGCGTCTCCCCGGGGACCACCGTCGTCTGGGAGTGGACGGGGATGGGGAGCCGCCACAACGTCGCCGCCGAGGACGGGAGCTTCGGGAGCCAGTACTACGCCTCCGAGGGGCAGACGTACTCCCGCGAGTTCGCCGACCCGGGCGTGACGAAGTACTACTGTGACCCCCACCGGAACCTCGGGATGGTCGGCGTCGTCGAGGTCGTCGAGGGCTGA